In Candidatus Dormiibacterota bacterium, a genomic segment contains:
- a CDS encoding metalloregulator ArsR/SmtB family transcription factor → MRHFKAEFFKILAHPTRIRILDALREVPLTVAELQESLALEQPNVSQHLAVLRAKGFVESTREGTSVRYAIADAAILQLLDTARDIYDRQLSSNRAHFEATR, encoded by the coding sequence ATGCGGCATTTTAAGGCCGAATTCTTCAAGATTCTGGCCCATCCCACCCGAATTCGAATTCTCGACGCGCTACGCGAGGTGCCGCTTACCGTAGCCGAATTGCAGGAATCTCTCGCGCTCGAGCAACCGAACGTTTCGCAGCACCTCGCGGTCTTGCGGGCAAAGGGCTTTGTGGAGAGCACGCGCGAGGGCACCTCGGTGCGCTATGCGATCGCCGATGCGGCGATTCTCCAGTTGCTCGATACGGCTCGCGATATTTACGATCGGCAACTCTCGAGCAATCGAGCCCACTTCGAGGCGACGCGTTAA